In a single window of the Raphanus sativus cultivar WK10039 chromosome 9, ASM80110v3, whole genome shotgun sequence genome:
- the LOC108826924 gene encoding probable long-chain-alcohol O-fatty-acyltransferase 7, translated as MEEELNSLVKVGVLTIMSVSYCYFLPPRIKSGIFRLVSILPVCVLFLVLPLFLSFPLFSSPASILLILADLKLILFSFDRGPLFPLPSNILLFICFTCLPIQRQKNPKPQDQLRTWIFATKVVLFGVLLHLFHYKTLPPILLLGLYPPFLYVILEVSLTILRILLTHILKCNLEPHFKEPYLATSLQDFWGRRWNLLVSASLRESVYTPVRRFCKRLMFSDDSAMLISVLVTFIVSGVFHEVLFFYIIGEMPTGELALFFVLHGVCTVVEVAVKRTTFAQRWVVSQMLSRLLTVGFVVVTTWWLFFPPWIRSNVTEKCFNEASLLLDFLRRKLIFLYLKTQVISLN; from the coding sequence ATGGAGGAAGAACTGAATAGCTTGGTGAAAGTAGGGGTTTTAACAATAATGTCGGTATCTTATTGTTACTTCTTGCCACCTAGAATCAAATCCGGGATTTTCCGTTTAGTCTCTATTCTCCCTGTAtgtgttttgtttcttgttcttcCTCTGTTCTTGTCCTTTCCACTTTTCTCTTCCCCCGCATCGATTTTGCTAATACTTGCCGATTTGAAACTCATCCTCTTTTCCTTTGATCGAGGTCCTCTTTTTCCATTACCCTCAAATATCTTGTTATTCATCTGCTTCACCTGTCTACCCATCCAGCGTCAAAAGAACCCTAAACCTCAAGATCAATTGCGCACATGGATTTTCGCAACTAAAGTTGTACTCTTTGGTGTATTGTTACATTTATTTCACTACAAAACGCTACCTCCCATTCTGCTATTGGGTCTCTATCCACCGTTTTTATATGTTATACTTGAGGTTTCCCTAACGATCTTAAGGATTTTGTTGACTCACATTCTTAAATGCAACCTAGAGCCACATTTTAAGGAACCATACTTAGCCACGTCTCTTCAAGACTTCTGGGGACGCCGATGGAACCTCCTAGTCTCTGCAAGTCTCCGGGAAAGCGTCTACACTCCTGTGCGGCGTTTCTGCAAACGCCTAATGTTTTCAGATGATTCTGCTATGTTAATTAGTGTTTTGGTGACTTTCATAGTCTCTGGTGTGTTTCACGAAGTGCTTTTCTTCTATATAATCGGTGAGATGCCTACAGGGGAACTCGCTTTGTTCTTTGTGCTACATGGAGTTTGCACAGTTGTGGAAGTGGCGGTGAAAAGGACTACGTTTGCACAGAGGTGGGTGGTGAGTCAGATGTTATCACGGCTGCTAACGGTGGGTTTTGTGGTTGTGACCACTTGGTGGCTGTTTTTTCCTCCTTGGATTCGTAGCAACGTGACGGAGAAATGCTTCAATGAAGCCTCATTGCTACTTGATTTCCTAAGACGcaagttaatttttttgtacCTTAAGACGCAGGTTATTTCATTGAACTAA